One genomic region from Cucumis melo cultivar AY chromosome 9, USDA_Cmelo_AY_1.0, whole genome shotgun sequence encodes:
- the LOC127150919 gene encoding uncharacterized protein LOC127150919: MWLTSIETIFRYMKCPEDQKVQCAVFFLEDRGTAWWETAERMLGGDVSKITWEQFKENFYAKFFSANVKHAKLQEFLNLEQGDMTVEQYDAEFDMLSRFAPDMVRDEAARTEKFVRGLRLDIQGIVRALRPATHADALRIALDLSLPERADSSKAAGRGSALGQKRKVETQPDVAPQRTLRSGGVFQRHRRELAAAGRTLRELPACTTCGRVHGGRCLAGSGVCFRCRQPGHTADVCPRKPFETTPPQPSAAQQGRVFATTRQEAERAGTVVTGRGRGKGKGKLASDPK, from the exons atgtggttgacgtccatagagactattttccggtacatgaagtgcccagaagaccagaaggtgcagtgtgcagtcttcttcttggaggaccgaggcaccgcctggtgggagaccgctgagagaatgctggggggcgatgtcagtaagataacttgggagcagttcaaggagaacttctatgctaagttcttctctgccaatgtgaagcacgccaagctgcaagagttcctaaacttggagcaaggcgacatgacggtggagcagtacgacgccgagttcgatatgctgtcccgctttgctcccgatatggtaagggatgaggctgccaggacggagaaattcgttagaggactcaggctagacattcagggcattgtcagagctctccgcccagccacgcatgctgatgcactacgtatagcactggatttgagcctgcctgagagagccgattcgtctaaggctgccggcagagggtcagccttgggacaaaagagaaaggttgagacgcagcctgacgtagcaccgcagcgaacactgagatCAGGAGGTGttttccagagacaccgacgggagctggcagcagccgggaggacgctgagagagctacccgcttgtactacctgtgggagagtccacggaggtcgttgtttggctggaagtggagtctgtttcagatgtagacagccggggcatactgctgatgtgtgtcctcggaaaccctttgagacgacaccgccccagccttctgcggcccagcaggggagagttttcgccactacccggcaggaggccgagcgagctggcacagtggtgacag gtagaggacgaggcaagggcaagggcaagctggcgagcgacccgaagtga